The following DNA comes from Streptococcus pasteurianus.
CCTCTGGTTTTAGTTAGATACAAATTTATAATAAAAAAGAAGGGTATTAATGGACAGTTTATATATATCTAGAGTAGTTATAAAGAATTAAAGGAACTTTAAGGGCTTAGATGTTAATTTGCAACACAAGTCGGTAATCGTTGGTGAGAACAATGTTGGCAAAACAAATTTTATCAAGGCATTGCAGCTGATTTTAGATCCTTCACTTTCAGATGAAGATAGAATGCTATCTGAAAGTGATTTTAATGATTCTCTTAAGAATCCTATGGAGAATAATCAAGAAATTTTAATACAGATTTATATTAGCAATTACAGAAGAAACGTTGCAATAATGACAATGTTATCTGATGCGACTGTCTTGGATGCTGAAGGAAATGAAGTGCTTTTATTAAGCTATAAGTTTTTCCCACATATAGATGAGTTTGGAAAAAAAGAATATCAATATGAAGTATATATGCGAGATGATATGTCTAGAAAATTTGGTTCGAGAGAAAGAAAGTATCTTAATATAAAAGTAATTAAGGCACTAAGAGATGTAGAGGCAGATTTGAGAAACAGCAAAAAATCTCCGGTAAAAAAGATGCTTGATGATTATAAAATCAGTAAAGAAGTTCTTGAAAATATAGCAAGTGAATATAAAGAATGCGGTGATTGCGTTTTGGATTTAGATGAAATCAATGATATGACAATGCATATCAATGAACGTTTTTCAGAAATCCTTGGGAATCATGACTATGATATTTCGTTACAGGCAATGGAGGTGGATCCAACAAGGGTATTAGGATCGCTGAAAATGTTGATGGCAAATCGCTCTGTATCGGATTCAAGCTTGGGGCTAGATAATATTTTATATATTTCGTTGGTTCTTCAGATGCTAAAAGATAAAACAGTTCCAACTTTTGTTTCTGGTTCAGAATATAGGGAACTATTAACAAAGGAAAATAGCGAAATAATAGATGAATGCTATATTTCCAATGCAGGTGGAAATTATGTTTTAAGAACTGATTTAAATGAAGAGAACTATGCTTCATTGTATACATTTATGGCAGACAATGGACATGGAAACAATGCAGTTACTTTGCTGGCTATCGAGGAACCTGAAGCACATCTTCATCCAGTTTATCAGAGGTTAATCTATAAAGATGTTATTAATCGAAACGGATTTCCTATTCTTCTTACTACACATTCAACACATATTACTTCTGTAGCACCAATTAAGTCATTGGTACACTTGCATCAAGAAGCAGGGAACACAGTTGCTCATTCTACAGCAAGCATGCCTATGTTGGAAGGGGAATTTTTGGATGTTGAACGATATCTCGATGTTAAACGTGGTGAAATATTTTTAGGAAAAGGTGTGATACTCGTCGAAGGTATAGCAGAGGAATACATTATTCCAAAACTTGCTGAATTATTAGGTAAATCGTTGGATGAGAAGGGGATAGTAGTTTGTAATATTAATTGTACGAATTTTAAACCATATATGAAGATGCTTAATTCTCTTAGTATACCGTATGCAGTTATAACGGATGGTGACTTCTATATTGAAAATGTTGACGATAGAGATGATTCAAATAGAAATTATCATGTGATGGAGAAAGATGTAAAGGATAATGATACCTGCGGATCCCTTGGAAGGGAAAACGCTATTAAAACATTCGAAGCGTTGGATGATAGTGTGCCGGAAAATGTTGATTTAGCTTTATATTTTTCAGAACGAGGATATTTTATTGGTAAATACACGTTTGAGGTAGATATGATGGAATGCACGTCTACTGAAGCTGGTGAAAGGGCTTTTACTGATACATTTGATCAGTTAGTCGAGAGTAGTCGAAAGCAGAATAACTTTAAAAACAGATTGGAGAATCAAGATTATGAGTTCTGCTTACGAAGAATTGAAGATCAGAGTGTTGGTAAAGGAAGATTTGCACAGATTTTCTCGGGGAAATGTGTTACTGATAACTGCCCAGATTATGTAAAAAATGCCATTGAATATATTTATGCGAAAGTAGATGAATGAGTACGACGACTTATATTGAAAAACTAAGTAGAATTGAAAAAGATGAATACCAGAAGGCTGCCTTTGATAGTCAAAGTAATACAGTTGTATTAGCTGGGCCAGGAAGTGGAAAAACAACAGTTTTGACTTTAAAAGCCATGCATTTGCTAAATGGCGTAATTGCAGAACCGCGTGGTTTGGCATGTCTTACTTATAGTAGAGAGGCTGCAAGAGAATTTACAGAGAGATTAAAAGAATTAGGTTTGGTAGGGGGAAATAATATATTTCTTGGAACGGTACATTCATTTTGTCTCACAGAGATACTGGGTAAATTTTGTGATGTATATTCATTAAATATTCCGACGCCGATAAAAATTGCTTCTGAAAAACAAAGAGCAAAACTATTTGAGATAGCAAAGAAAAATGTTGGGTGCAATGATAAGTATTTTAAAATTGAGAGAATGAATTGTACAAGAATGCTTAGTATTTCTGGAGTAAGTAATATTTGTGTTGATAGAGACGAAACTGCAGAGATAATAGCTAATGAATATGAAAAACTATTAAACCAGGCCGGTGTTATTGACTATGAAACAATTATTATTGAGTCTACAAAGCTATTACAGGAAAAACCTTATGTTAGAGAGTGTATATCTGCGAAATATCCGTGGCTTTTAATTGATGAATATCAGGATTTGGGGCGACCGCTTCATGAAATGGTTCTCACACTTATAGACAATACAAAAATAAAATTCTTTGCAGTTGGTGATCCAGATCAATCTATATATGGATTTCAGGGAGCAGTACCTGATTATTTAATTGAATTAGCTGATAGACCTGATGTTCAGAAAATAACTTTATTGAACAACTATAGAAGCAATCAAGACATTATTGACGGTTCAGAACTTGTGTTAAATCAACAGCGTGGTTATGTTGCGAAAACACGAGAAAATGAAGAT
Coding sequences within:
- a CDS encoding ATP-dependent nuclease translates to MADNGHGNNAVTLLAIEEPEAHLHPVYQRLIYKDVINRNGFPILLTTHSTHITSVAPIKSLVHLHQEAGNTVAHSTASMPMLEGEFLDVERYLDVKRGEIFLGKGVILVEGIAEEYIIPKLAELLGKSLDEKGIVVCNINCTNFKPYMKMLNSLSIPYAVITDGDFYIENVDDRDDSNRNYHVMEKDVKDNDTCGSLGRENAIKTFEALDDSVPENVDLALYFSERGYFIGKYTFEVDMMECTSTEAGERAFTDTFDQLVESSRKQNNFKNRLENQDYEFCLRRIEDQSVGKGRFAQIFSGKCVTDNCPDYVKNAIEYIYAKVDE
- a CDS encoding ATP-dependent helicase codes for the protein MSTTTYIEKLSRIEKDEYQKAAFDSQSNTVVLAGPGSGKTTVLTLKAMHLLNGVIAEPRGLACLTYSREAAREFTERLKELGLVGGNNIFLGTVHSFCLTEILGKFCDVYSLNIPTPIKIASEKQRAKLFEIAKKNVGCNDKYFKIERMNCTRMLSISGVSNICVDRDETAEIIANEYEKLLNQAGVIDYETIIIESTKLLQEKPYVRECISAKYPWLLIDEYQDLGRPLHEMVLTLIDNTKIKFFAVGDPDQSIYGFQGAVPDYLIELADRPDVQKITLLNNYRSNQDIIDGSELVLNQQRGYVAKTRENEDAVYKFIEVNEELDDQIEYFVKRIVPGLVKNGIPYEEIAVLVGNNSECNSIALRCQKENIPYYIVKHQFNRSDFVKWVESCASWIEGDKDIVFSDIGDFWISLITVNGAMYLTDEEKLIIRERLYKVLVESKDYEKSLTKWFEYVRKELCFDKYLEQNTYFQDEKDNIDNLMKEMSGSEYKEYGIDKFSKIGKPENQIVISTRHSSKGLEFEAIVMMGMEEDHFPSYYVKNDARLLAEANRLCFVCVSRAKRVCILMKSSYYTIKTKNGPWRKEFKPSMYWNILYSKYGNINTKKLH